A single region of the Bacteroides luhongzhouii genome encodes:
- a CDS encoding DUF5106 domain-containing protein has protein sequence MKTNINILFTLCILLLCACKSGNASNQCENEAPRDTITTFILPAIPTMMTAPEQRADFLVKHYWDHVNFADTNYIHHPEITEQAWADYCDILNHVPLETAQEAMRKTIERTNADKKVFTYITDLADKYLYDPNSPMRNEEFYIPVLDAMLTSPLLEEIEKVRPKARRELAQKNRIGTKALNFNYTLASGAQGSLYQQQTDYILLFINNPGCHACTETIDALKNAPIINQLLEQKKLTVLSVYPDEELDEWRKHLNEFPKEWINGYDKKLAIKEQQLYDLKAIPTLYLLNKEKTVLLKDATAQAVEEYLLMKSNK, from the coding sequence GAAGCTCCCCGGGATACTATTACAACCTTCATCCTGCCTGCCATCCCCACAATGATGACAGCTCCCGAACAACGAGCAGATTTTCTAGTGAAACACTATTGGGATCATGTCAACTTCGCCGACACCAATTACATCCACCACCCCGAAATAACCGAGCAAGCCTGGGCAGACTATTGCGACATACTGAATCATGTACCTTTGGAAACCGCACAAGAAGCCATGCGGAAAACAATCGAGCGAACGAACGCAGACAAAAAGGTATTCACCTACATCACCGATCTGGCTGATAAATATCTCTACGACCCCAACTCCCCCATGCGTAACGAAGAATTCTACATCCCCGTATTAGATGCTATGTTAACTTCCCCCCTGCTAGAGGAAATAGAAAAAGTACGTCCCAAAGCCCGCCGGGAATTGGCCCAGAAAAACCGCATCGGCACCAAAGCCCTGAACTTCAACTACACGCTGGCCTCCGGCGCGCAAGGTTCCCTCTACCAACAACAAACGGATTACATCCTGCTATTCATCAACAACCCAGGTTGCCATGCCTGCACAGAAACGATAGACGCTCTGAAAAACGCCCCTATCATCAACCAACTTCTGGAACAAAAGAAACTAACAGTCCTCTCCGTCTATCCTGACGAAGAACTGGACGAATGGCGAAAACACCTGAATGAATTCCCCAAAGAATGGATCAACGGATACGACAAGAAACTCGCCATCAAAGAACAACAACTATACGACTTGAAAGCAATCCCCACCCTCTACCTTCTCAACAAGGAAAAAACTGTGCTCTTAAAAGACGCCACCGCACAAGCTGTTGAAGAATACCTGCTAATGAAAAGCAATAAATAA
- a CDS encoding TonB-dependent receptor plug domain-containing protein, with translation MKKRTFNKVIFAVFSCQFLSIPLFAQQQKVDTTHTYSIPEITVSDLYQTREIRSTAPLQVFSKDALKNLHALQVSDAVKHFAGVTVKDYGGIGGLKTVSIRSLGAQHTAVGYDGITLTDCQTGQIDIGRFSLDNVDRLSLNNGQSDNIFQPARFFAAAGILNIQTLTPLFTKDKKTNVAGAFKTGSWGLVNPSLLLEQQFNKTWSMSVSGEWMSSDGHYPYTLRYGSAEGDLSSREKRKNTDVQTFRAEAGLYGNFSDKEQWRLKAYYFQSSRGLPKATTFYNDHSTQHLWDKNTFIQSQYKKEFSQQWVFQTSAKWNWSYQRYLDPDTKNSLKKTENSYYQQEYYLSASVLYRLLSNLSFSLSTDGSINTMNADLNNFVHPTRYSWLTAFAGKYVNDWLTISASALATVINEDVKKGGSAGNHRKLTPYVSAAFKPFHHEEFRVRFFYKDIFRLASFNDLYYEEVGNTQLKPEKAKQYNIGLTYSKNVCPFLPYLSATVDAYYNKVTDKIIAYPTKNLAVWSMKNLGEVDIKGIDATGSLSLQPWEKIRINLSGNYTYQRALDVTPPDPSTYESTYKHQIAYTPRVSASGQAGVETPWINLSYSFLFSGKRYALGQNIAENRLDSYSDHSISASRDFQIRKITTSLSVEVLNLMDKNYEIVKYFPMPGRSVRATIKIRY, from the coding sequence ATGAAAAAAAGAACATTTAATAAAGTGATCTTTGCAGTATTCAGCTGCCAATTCTTATCCATACCACTTTTTGCACAACAGCAAAAGGTAGATACGACACATACATATTCTATTCCCGAAATAACAGTATCAGACCTCTATCAAACCCGCGAAATACGCTCAACCGCTCCCCTGCAAGTATTCTCCAAAGACGCCCTGAAAAACCTGCACGCCCTGCAAGTCTCCGACGCGGTGAAACACTTTGCCGGAGTGACTGTAAAAGATTACGGAGGCATCGGCGGACTGAAAACAGTATCCATACGAAGCCTGGGAGCCCAACATACCGCTGTCGGCTATGACGGAATTACCCTGACCGATTGCCAAACAGGCCAAATTGATATAGGTCGCTTCTCGCTCGATAATGTTGACAGACTTTCTCTAAACAACGGACAAAGCGATAATATCTTCCAACCTGCCCGCTTCTTTGCAGCAGCAGGCATACTGAATATCCAGACACTTACCCCACTATTCACGAAGGACAAAAAGACCAACGTAGCAGGAGCTTTCAAAACAGGTTCTTGGGGATTAGTCAATCCCTCCCTCCTGCTGGAACAACAATTCAATAAAACATGGAGCATGTCAGTCAGTGGCGAATGGATGTCCTCTGACGGACATTATCCATATACCCTGCGCTATGGAAGTGCAGAAGGAGATCTGTCCTCACGTGAGAAACGGAAAAATACAGACGTACAGACGTTCCGTGCTGAAGCCGGACTCTACGGCAACTTCTCCGATAAAGAACAATGGCGGTTGAAAGCCTACTACTTCCAGTCCTCCCGGGGACTACCCAAAGCTACAACCTTCTATAACGACCATTCCACACAACACTTGTGGGATAAAAACACTTTCATACAAAGTCAATACAAGAAAGAATTCAGTCAGCAATGGGTGTTCCAAACCTCTGCCAAGTGGAATTGGAGCTATCAACGTTATCTGGACCCCGATACCAAGAACTCTTTAAAGAAAACGGAAAACAGCTATTATCAGCAGGAATATTACCTTTCCGCTTCTGTACTATACAGACTGTTGAGCAACCTCTCATTCTCTCTTTCCACCGACGGAAGCATCAACACCATGAACGCCGATCTAAACAACTTTGTACATCCCACGCGCTATTCATGGCTAACGGCATTCGCCGGCAAATACGTGAATGACTGGTTAACAATCTCCGCATCCGCATTGGCAACCGTTATCAATGAAGATGTAAAGAAAGGCGGCAGTGCCGGCAATCACCGTAAACTAACCCCTTACGTAAGTGCCGCATTCAAACCTTTTCATCATGAAGAATTCCGTGTACGCTTCTTCTATAAAGATATTTTCCGCCTGGCAAGTTTCAACGACTTATATTACGAAGAAGTAGGCAATACCCAACTAAAACCGGAAAAAGCCAAACAATACAACATCGGACTGACATACAGCAAGAATGTATGCCCATTCCTACCCTATTTGTCAGCAACCGTCGATGCTTATTATAATAAGGTTACAGATAAAATCATCGCTTATCCTACCAAGAACCTTGCCGTATGGAGCATGAAAAACCTGGGTGAAGTTGACATCAAAGGCATTGATGCTACAGGAAGTCTCTCCCTCCAACCCTGGGAAAAAATCCGCATCAACCTCTCGGGTAACTACACATACCAACGAGCATTAGACGTTACCCCACCCGATCCAAGCACGTATGAATCGACATACAAACATCAAATAGCTTACACTCCCCGCGTCTCCGCTTCGGGACAGGCAGGCGTCGAAACACCGTGGATCAATCTGTCTTATTCATTCCTTTTTTCCGGAAAACGCTATGCATTAGGACAAAACATTGCCGAAAACAGATTGGATAGCTATAGCGACCACAGCATTTCTGCAAGCCGTGATTTTCAGATCAGAAAAATCACGACCTCTCTCAGCGTGGAAGTATTGAACCTGATGGACAAGAATTACGAGATTGTGAAATACTTCCCAATGCCCGGACGATCCGTAAGGGCTACAATAAAAATAAGATATTAA
- a CDS encoding YncE family protein yields the protein MKRKLIYIFSCWLSFIILFVACDDMEDKPFTSGIIGDPTETGTAELYVLCEGLFNQNNSSLARFSFGNQQMVRDYFKAVNRRGLGDTANDMAIYGSKIYVIVNISSTIEVIDFRTGSSLKQIQMLAENGSSRQPRYIAFHKEKAYVCSYDGTVARIDTTSLSIEAITSVGRNPDGICVQNEKLYISNSGGLDYSSGLGVDNTVSVVDIATFKESSKLTVGPNPGKIAAGPDETVYVATRGEDVEAGDYNFVKIDCRTNKVTQSNEKVQNFAIDGDIAYLYNYNYTTQTSSIKMFNLKTEETIRENFITDGTVIKTPYGININPYSNNVYITEARDYTTYGDLLCFNQQGQLLFRLNNIGLNPNTIAFSDKASQSDIDDNDDEKENPLAFANKVWEYRPAPGQFINTTTSAYKEGFTYDDILEEATRRIQQKSLLTLGGFGGYIVLGFPQSIPNVTGEYDFKIKGNAYYNSKTGTGALGGSAEPGIVFVSKDVNGNGKPDDEWYELKGSEYGKDTETRGYEITYHRPNPANLKVFWKDNQGNEGYIFRNSFHNQESYYPLWIESDEITFQGTRLKDNAVLENGLWVGYCYPWGYADNHPNSKEGSNFKIDWAVDSNGSPADLDQIDFVKIMTAVNQDAGQMGEISTEVTTIENLHFKK from the coding sequence GTGAAAAGGAAACTAATATATATATTCTCGTGCTGGCTGTCATTCATAATCTTATTTGTGGCATGTGATGATATGGAGGACAAGCCCTTCACATCAGGCATTATAGGCGATCCGACAGAAACGGGTACCGCCGAATTATATGTATTATGCGAAGGACTGTTCAATCAGAACAATAGCTCGCTGGCACGTTTTTCTTTCGGCAACCAGCAAATGGTTCGTGACTATTTCAAAGCAGTCAACCGCCGGGGATTAGGAGATACAGCCAACGATATGGCTATTTATGGAAGCAAGATATATGTGATAGTCAATATCTCCAGTACGATAGAAGTGATAGACTTTCGTACGGGAAGCTCATTGAAACAGATTCAGATGTTGGCAGAAAACGGAAGTTCCCGGCAGCCACGCTACATCGCTTTTCACAAAGAAAAGGCATACGTATGTTCATACGATGGAACCGTTGCACGTATAGACACCACCTCCCTATCCATAGAAGCTATCACATCAGTGGGACGCAACCCCGACGGTATTTGTGTACAAAACGAAAAGTTATATATTTCCAATTCCGGCGGGTTGGACTATTCATCAGGACTGGGTGTAGACAACACGGTATCTGTTGTCGATATTGCCACATTTAAAGAAAGTAGCAAACTAACAGTAGGCCCGAATCCCGGTAAAATAGCAGCAGGTCCGGACGAAACCGTTTATGTAGCCACCCGTGGCGAAGATGTAGAAGCCGGCGATTATAACTTCGTCAAGATAGATTGCCGGACAAACAAGGTTACTCAATCTAACGAGAAAGTGCAAAACTTCGCCATCGACGGAGACATAGCCTACCTATACAATTACAACTATACCACACAGACTTCTTCTATCAAGATGTTCAATCTGAAAACAGAAGAAACAATCCGTGAGAATTTCATAACCGATGGAACTGTAATAAAGACACCTTACGGTATCAACATCAACCCTTACAGCAACAATGTATATATCACCGAAGCCCGTGATTACACCACTTACGGTGACCTACTTTGTTTCAACCAACAAGGACAACTCCTGTTCCGTCTGAACAACATCGGACTTAACCCGAATACAATCGCATTCAGTGACAAAGCCTCACAAAGCGATATTGATGACAACGATGATGAGAAAGAAAACCCTCTGGCTTTCGCCAATAAAGTATGGGAATATCGCCCAGCTCCCGGACAGTTTATCAACACTACCACTTCAGCATATAAGGAGGGCTTTACTTATGATGATATACTAGAAGAAGCAACCCGCAGAATCCAGCAAAAATCACTCCTTACATTGGGAGGATTCGGCGGTTACATTGTTTTAGGGTTCCCACAATCCATTCCGAATGTAACAGGAGAATATGACTTCAAGATAAAAGGCAATGCTTACTATAACTCCAAAACCGGAACAGGAGCATTGGGCGGAAGTGCCGAACCGGGGATCGTATTTGTATCCAAAGATGTAAATGGTAATGGAAAGCCTGATGATGAGTGGTATGAATTGAAAGGAAGCGAATACGGGAAAGACACAGAAACACGCGGATATGAAATAACCTATCACCGTCCGAATCCTGCCAACCTAAAAGTTTTTTGGAAAGACAATCAAGGCAACGAAGGATATATCTTCCGTAACAGCTTCCATAACCAGGAATCATATTATCCACTTTGGATAGAAAGTGATGAAATCACATTTCAGGGAACACGTCTAAAAGATAATGCCGTTTTGGAGAATGGATTATGGGTAGGATATTGCTATCCGTGGGGATATGCAGACAACCATCCTAACAGCAAGGAAGGAAGTAATTTCAAGATAGATTGGGCTGTGGATAGCAATGGCAGTCCGGCAGACTTGGATCAAATCGACTTCGTGAAGATTATGACCGCAGTCAATCAGGATGCAGGACAAATGGGTGAAATATCAACCGAAGTCACAACGATCGAGAACTTACATTTCAAGAAATAA
- a CDS encoding DUF4465 domain-containing protein translates to MKKLSLLLLLSVFVFCGCSDDDDTKTYVLSLPNYETHTLDMGDQENPDDSWSVSSDWGTTNYKYNLLTDASGIFEFDCVSSTYGFYSDSFAFTNCTEKDCPDFATYDYRAITKKGVINNTYVIVGAAGYKIGENSDKEAAIRFRDHDNSNKLESYRVKGLYLTNCVYAYNSMKEGSSIFEGKDKFGNTDSFKIIIYNMDKTQSVECTLGEGTQFVTTWKWVDLTSLGETEGLKFNIKTTKENQWGAMTPTYFCLDGITIED, encoded by the coding sequence ATGAAGAAATTATCTTTATTATTACTGTTATCAGTATTTGTATTTTGTGGCTGTAGCGATGATGACGATACAAAAACATACGTGCTTAGCCTGCCCAATTACGAAACTCATACACTTGATATGGGCGATCAAGAAAATCCGGATGATTCATGGTCTGTTAGTAGCGACTGGGGGACAACTAACTACAAATATAATCTATTAACAGACGCTAGTGGAATCTTTGAATTTGACTGTGTATCTTCAACATACGGTTTCTATTCAGATAGTTTTGCATTTACAAATTGTACAGAAAAAGATTGCCCAGACTTCGCAACTTATGATTATCGCGCTATCACTAAAAAAGGAGTAATCAATAATACATACGTTATCGTGGGAGCTGCCGGATATAAAATTGGAGAAAATTCTGATAAAGAAGCCGCAATCCGTTTCAGAGACCACGACAACTCGAACAAATTGGAATCCTATAGAGTAAAAGGACTATATTTAACAAACTGTGTCTATGCTTACAATAGTATGAAGGAAGGTAGTTCTATATTCGAAGGAAAAGATAAATTTGGAAATACAGATTCTTTCAAAATCATCATCTATAATATGGATAAAACTCAAAGTGTAGAGTGCACTTTAGGTGAAGGAACCCAATTTGTAACTACATGGAAATGGGTAGACCTAACTTCATTAGGCGAAACTGAGGGATTGAAATTCAATATCAAGACTACCAAAGAAAACCAGTGGGGTGCAATGACCCCAACCTATTTCTGTCTTGACGGTATTACTATCGAAGACTAA
- a CDS encoding tryptophanase — MELPFAESWKIKMVEPIRKSTREEREQWIKEAHYNVFQLKSEQVYIDLITDSGTGAMSDRQWAGMMLGDESYAGATSFFKLKEMITKLTGFEYIIPTHQGRAAENVLFSYLVHEGDIVPGNSHFDTTKGHIEGRHAIALDCTIDAAKQTQLEIPFKGNVDPDKLQKALTEYAERIPFIIVTITNNTAGGQPVSMQNLHEVRAIADKYGKPVLFDSARFAENAYFIKMREEGYQDKTIKEITREMFSLADGMTMSAKKDGIVNMGGFIATRRADWYEGAKGFCVQYEGYLTYGGMNGRDMNALAIGLDENTEFDNLETRIKQVEYLAKKLDEYGIPYQRPAGGHAIFIDAPKVLSHVPKEEFPAQTLTIELYLEAGIRGCEIGYILADRDPVTHENRFNGLDLLRLAIPRRVYTDNHMNVIAAALKNVYERRESITHGVRIAWEAPLMRHFTVQLERL, encoded by the coding sequence ATGGAATTACCTTTTGCTGAATCATGGAAAATAAAGATGGTAGAACCCATCCGGAAAAGCACACGTGAAGAACGCGAGCAATGGATTAAAGAAGCACATTATAATGTCTTTCAACTCAAGTCAGAACAAGTTTATATCGATCTCATCACCGATTCCGGAACCGGAGCGATGAGCGACCGTCAATGGGCGGGAATGATGCTAGGCGATGAAAGCTACGCCGGAGCAACCTCCTTCTTTAAGTTGAAAGAGATGATTACGAAACTGACAGGATTCGAATATATCATACCTACCCATCAAGGACGTGCCGCAGAAAACGTGCTTTTCTCTTATCTCGTGCATGAAGGAGACATTGTACCTGGCAACTCACACTTTGATACCACCAAAGGGCACATCGAAGGACGTCATGCCATCGCATTAGACTGTACCATCGACGCTGCCAAACAAACTCAACTGGAAATCCCGTTCAAAGGAAATGTAGACCCTGATAAATTGCAGAAAGCCCTGACAGAATATGCAGAACGAATTCCTTTTATCATCGTAACCATCACCAACAATACAGCCGGAGGACAACCTGTGTCCATGCAAAACCTGCATGAAGTACGTGCCATCGCTGACAAATACGGCAAACCTGTACTTTTCGACTCTGCACGCTTTGCCGAAAACGCCTATTTCATCAAGATGCGCGAAGAAGGTTATCAAGACAAAACCATCAAAGAAATCACACGGGAAATGTTCTCTCTAGCCGATGGTATGACAATGAGTGCCAAGAAAGATGGAATCGTCAATATGGGTGGATTTATTGCCACACGACGTGCAGACTGGTACGAAGGCGCAAAAGGTTTCTGCGTACAATACGAAGGCTATCTCACCTATGGAGGAATGAACGGACGAGATATGAACGCCCTTGCCATCGGCCTGGATGAAAACACCGAATTCGACAATCTCGAAACACGTATCAAACAAGTGGAATACCTGGCAAAGAAACTGGATGAATACGGAATTCCTTACCAACGACCGGCCGGAGGCCACGCCATCTTCATTGATGCGCCTAAAGTACTGTCACACGTTCCCAAAGAAGAATTCCCGGCACAGACGCTGACCATAGAACTTTATCTGGAAGCCGGCATCCGTGGATGCGAGATCGGTTATATCCTTGCCGACCGCGATCCGGTGACCCATGAAAATCGTTTTAACGGTCTTGATTTACTCCGCCTCGCCATTCCCCGCAGAGTATATACAGACAATCATATGAACGTAATAGCTGCCGCTCTCAAAAACGTATATGAACGCAGAGAAAGCATAACCCATGGAGTGCGCATCGCTTGGGAAGCACCTTTAATGAGACATTTCACAGTTCAATTAGAAAGATTATAA
- a CDS encoding GNAT family N-acetyltransferase, translated as MAEDYKLIDNEDKHRYEFQIDGKIAEIDYIKSNNGEIYLVHTEVPASLGGKGVGSQLAEKVLTDIERQGLRLVPLCPFVAGYIHKYPEWKRIVMRGIHIK; from the coding sequence ATGGCAGAAGATTATAAATTAATAGACAACGAAGATAAACATCGGTATGAATTTCAGATCGATGGTAAAATAGCCGAAATAGACTATATCAAATCAAACAATGGAGAAATATACCTTGTACATACGGAAGTACCCGCCTCATTAGGCGGCAAGGGAGTAGGCTCACAACTTGCAGAAAAAGTACTGACAGACATTGAACGACAAGGTTTACGCCTGGTACCGCTTTGCCCGTTTGTAGCCGGATATATTCACAAATATCCGGAATGGAAGCGAATTGTAATGCGTGGTATTCATATTAAATAA
- a CDS encoding (4Fe-4S)-binding protein, whose amino-acid sequence MGKKIEYTNGELTIVWQPELCQHAGICVKMLPNVYHPKERPWVQIENATTEELIAQISKCPSGALSYRLNKKEK is encoded by the coding sequence ATGGGAAAGAAAATAGAATACACCAATGGTGAACTAACCATTGTATGGCAGCCGGAATTATGCCAGCACGCCGGAATATGTGTAAAGATGTTACCCAATGTTTATCATCCTAAAGAAAGACCCTGGGTGCAAATAGAAAATGCGACAACGGAAGAATTAATTGCACAAATCAGTAAATGTCCGTCAGGAGCATTGAGCTACCGACTTAACAAAAAAGAGAAGTAA
- a CDS encoding 4'-phosphopantetheinyl transferase family protein, which yields MALFLQYKTDDIQWAVWKMEESLEVLLALLPDARRVFCEQELNRFVSERRKMEWVSVRVLLYSMLQEDKEIGYSPEGKPYLTDHSFFISISHTKGYVAVMLASLTPAGIDIEQYAQRVHKVADRYIRSDEQAEPYQGDVTWGLLLHWSAKEAVFKRMENADADLRKLRLTHFIPQEEGTFQVQELATERQVLYSVGYRICPDFVLTWTLS from the coding sequence ATGGCGTTATTTCTGCAATATAAGACGGATGATATACAGTGGGCTGTCTGGAAGATGGAGGAGTCTTTGGAGGTTCTGTTGGCTCTCTTGCCGGATGCGCGCAGAGTTTTCTGTGAACAGGAATTGAATCGCTTTGTCTCCGAACGCCGTAAGATGGAATGGGTGTCCGTTCGTGTTTTGTTGTATTCTATGTTGCAGGAGGATAAGGAAATCGGTTATTCTCCCGAAGGAAAACCTTATCTGACGGACCATTCTTTTTTTATCAGTATTTCTCATACGAAAGGTTATGTGGCGGTAATGCTTGCTTCTTTGACTCCGGCGGGCATTGATATTGAGCAATATGCTCAACGGGTTCATAAGGTAGCCGATCGGTATATCCGTTCTGATGAGCAAGCGGAACCTTATCAGGGAGACGTGACCTGGGGACTGTTATTGCATTGGTCGGCAAAGGAAGCCGTTTTTAAACGGATGGAAAACGCGGACGCTGATCTTCGTAAACTCCGATTGACGCATTTTATTCCTCAAGAGGAGGGAACATTTCAGGTTCAGGAGTTGGCGACGGAGCGGCAGGTACTTTACTCTGTCGGTTATCGTATCTGTCCGGATTTTGTATTGACGTGGACATTGAGTTGA
- a CDS encoding gliding motility-associated protein GldE: MDSDGYLSQLADIFNGITVNTPSISAIIAIVLAGILLLASGFASASEIAFFSLTPSDRNDIDEHNHPSDEKISALLGDSERLLATILITNNFVNVTIIMLCNFFFMNVFVFHSPLAEFLILTVILTFLLLLFGEIMPKIYSAQKTLAFCRFSAPGIYFLEKLFRPIATVLVHSTIFLNKHFVKKSHNISVDELSHALELTDKAELSEENNILEGIIRFGGETVKEVMTSRLDMVDLDIRTSFKEVMQCIIENAYSRIPIYSGSRDNIKGVLYIKDLLPHVSKGDNFRWQSLIRPAYFVPETKMIDDLLRDFQANKIHIAIVVDEFGGTSGLVTMEDIIEEIVGEIHDEYDDEERTYVVLNDHTWIFEAKTQLTDFYKIAKVDEDEFEKVVGDADTLAGMLLEIKGEFPALHEKVTYHHYEFEVLEMDSRRILKVKFTILPKDMEGSEEKE; encoded by the coding sequence TTGGACTCAGATGGTTATTTAAGCCAATTGGCTGACATTTTCAACGGTATTACCGTAAACACTCCTTCTATCTCTGCTATTATTGCCATAGTACTGGCAGGTATACTCCTGCTTGCTTCCGGCTTTGCTTCGGCTTCCGAAATAGCATTTTTCTCACTTACTCCTTCCGACCGGAATGATATTGATGAACATAATCATCCTTCCGATGAAAAAATAAGTGCCCTGTTAGGGGATTCAGAACGCCTCCTGGCAACGATATTGATTACAAACAACTTTGTGAATGTGACCATTATCATGCTCTGCAACTTCTTCTTTATGAATGTATTTGTTTTTCATTCTCCGTTGGCAGAGTTCCTGATACTGACCGTCATCCTGACTTTTCTGTTATTATTGTTCGGTGAAATCATGCCGAAAATCTATTCGGCACAGAAGACATTGGCTTTTTGCCGTTTCTCGGCACCGGGGATTTACTTCCTGGAAAAGCTGTTTCGTCCGATAGCTACTGTGCTTGTACATTCAACTATTTTTTTAAATAAGCATTTTGTAAAGAAGAGCCACAATATTTCTGTCGATGAACTGTCGCACGCATTGGAGCTGACAGATAAAGCGGAGCTTTCTGAAGAGAATAATATCTTGGAGGGTATTATCCGTTTCGGCGGTGAAACTGTGAAGGAGGTGATGACATCACGTCTGGATATGGTTGATCTGGATATCCGTACCTCTTTCAAGGAGGTGATGCAATGTATCATTGAAAATGCTTATTCGCGTATTCCTATCTATTCCGGTTCGCGGGATAATATCAAGGGGGTATTGTATATTAAAGACCTGTTGCCTCATGTCAGCAAGGGGGATAATTTCCGTTGGCAGTCATTGATCCGTCCGGCTTATTTTGTGCCGGAAACAAAGATGATTGATGATCTGTTGCGCGATTTCCAGGCGAACAAGATTCATATTGCCATTGTTGTGGATGAGTTTGGAGGAACTTCCGGACTGGTGACAATGGAGGATATTATCGAAGAGATTGTGGGGGAGATTCACGATGAATATGATGATGAAGAACGTACATACGTTGTCTTGAATGACCATACCTGGATATTTGAAGCGAAGACGCAGTTGACGGATTTCTATAAGATTGCGAAAGTAGACGAAGACGAGTTTGAAAAGGTGGTAGGAGATGCGGATACATTGGCGGGTATGTTGCTCGAAATTAAAGGAGAATTCCCGGCATTGCATGAGAAAGTGACTTATCACCATTATGAGTTTGAAGTGCTCGAAATGGACAGTCGTCGTATCTTGAAAGTGAAATTTACAATTCTGCCGAAGGATATGGAAGGCTCGGAAGAGAAAGAATAA
- the ssb gene encoding single-stranded DNA-binding protein, with amino-acid sequence MSVNKVILLGYVGQDPRVKYFDAGSAVATFSLATTERGYTLANGTQIPDRTEWHNIVASNRWAEIVDKYVRKGERLYLEGKIRTRSYSDQSGAMRYITEIYVDYMEMLSSKGANPGAGASASGQPAMGQQQQPVAGQPQQAQQAQPIQDNPADDLPF; translated from the coding sequence ATGTCAGTAAATAAAGTGATATTGTTAGGATACGTAGGACAAGATCCGCGGGTGAAATATTTCGATGCAGGTTCGGCTGTGGCAACATTTTCGTTGGCTACGACGGAACGTGGATATACTTTGGCTAATGGAACCCAGATTCCCGACAGAACAGAATGGCACAATATCGTTGCATCCAACCGTTGGGCGGAAATTGTGGATAAGTATGTACGCAAAGGAGAAAGGTTGTATCTGGAAGGAAAGATAAGAACCCGTTCTTACAGTGACCAGTCTGGTGCTATGCGTTATATCACCGAAATTTATGTGGACTATATGGAAATGCTGTCTTCGAAAGGAGCCAATCCGGGTGCGGGAGCTTCTGCTTCCGGACAACCGGCTATGGGGCAACAGCAGCAACCGGTTGCCGGTCAGCCGCAACAGGCGCAGCAGGCACAGCCTATACAAGATAATCCGGCAGATGATTTGCCGTTCTAG